The DNA sequence GGCCGGAACGTCCGGCCCGTCCGCGAAGGCGGACTGGTCCGGTGTCGGCGGCGGCGGCTCCGGCGAGGATTTCGATTACACAGCCAATCTGAGCACGGACATATCCCTGCGCGAACATCTGCACACACAGCTGAATCTGGCCGGACTGTCGGCAGCGGACCGCCTGATTGCCGCCCGCCTGATCGACGAGACCGATGATACCGGCTATCTGCGCGCCGATCTCGAGGATCTGGCGCAGGCACTTGGCGCCGACATTGCCAATATCGAGGCCGTGCTGGATGTGTGCCAGGGATTTGATCCCACCGGCGTGATGGCGCGGTCCATTCCGGAATGCCTCGGCCTTCAGCTGAAGGAACTTGGCCGTTTCGACCCCGCCATGGAGGCGATGGTCAACAATCTCCAACTGGTCGCCAAGCACGACATGAAGGGGCTTGCCGCGGCCTGTGGGGTCGACAAGGAAGACCTGCTGGACATGATGTCCGAGCTGCGCCAGCTGTCTCCGAAGCCGGGCGCCAGCTTTGCCAGCGACGCCTCCGTGGCCGTGACACCGGATGTGTTCGTCCGTGAAATGCCGAATGGCATGTTCGCCGTCGAACTGAACTCTGAAAACCTGCCGCGTGTCCTGATGGACAAGGCCTATTATGCCGAAGTCACGGCTCTGCCGATGCGCGACAAGGAAAAGGAATTCATTTCCGAATGCGCCGCCTCGGCCACCTGGCTGATCAAGTCGCTGGACCAGCGCGCCCGAACCATCCTGAAAGTGGCGAGCGAGATCGTCCGCCAGCAGGATGCCTTCTTCGCGCATGGCGTCGCGCATCTGCGTCCGCTGAACCTGAAACAGGTGGCCGACGCCATCGAGATGCATGAATCGACCGTCAGCCGCGTGACCACCAACAAGTACATGTCCACGCCGCGCGGCCTGTTCGAACTGAAATACTTCTTCTCGGCCTCGATCCCGGCCACGGGCGGCGGCGAGGCGCATTCGGCCGAGGCCGTCCGCCACCGGATCAAGACACTGATCGACAACGAGACGCCGGACAATGTCCTTTCCGACGACCAGATCGTCGAGATCCTGACCGGCTATGGCGTCGACATTGCCCGCCGGACCGTCGCGAAATACCGCGAGAGCCTGAACATCCCGTCCAGTGTCCAGCGCCGCCGCATCCTGCGGGCAAGCGCCTAGGCCCTAGTCTGTTCCGGCCACGCCGGGAGCCGGGTCGAACATCGCATTCAGGTAGGCCGCAAGGCGCACGCCGCCCTTGCTCATCTGCCGGTTCAGGATCGGCCGGGCCATGTAGGCATAATCATAGGACAGGATTTCCGTTTCC is a window from the Hyphomonas sp. genome containing:
- the rpoN gene encoding RNA polymerase factor sigma-54, producing the protein MKQSLDMRQGQSLVMTPQLQQAIKLLQLSNQELSEFVEAEIERNPLLNKAEEEPAPSGEDTGPDNRQQLSLDESSGLGEARDQLDAPGEDVYEPGTGSDAAMPAGTSGPSAKADWSGVGGGGSGEDFDYTANLSTDISLREHLHTQLNLAGLSAADRLIAARLIDETDDTGYLRADLEDLAQALGADIANIEAVLDVCQGFDPTGVMARSIPECLGLQLKELGRFDPAMEAMVNNLQLVAKHDMKGLAAACGVDKEDLLDMMSELRQLSPKPGASFASDASVAVTPDVFVREMPNGMFAVELNSENLPRVLMDKAYYAEVTALPMRDKEKEFISECAASATWLIKSLDQRARTILKVASEIVRQQDAFFAHGVAHLRPLNLKQVADAIEMHESTVSRVTTNKYMSTPRGLFELKYFFSASIPATGGGEAHSAEAVRHRIKTLIDNETPDNVLSDDQIVEILTGYGVDIARRTVAKYRESLNIPSSVQRRRILRASA